The genomic stretch TATCATCTCGCTGCCCACTCTCTAAGCCGATTTAGAGTGAAGGAATGAGAACGCTTGAAGGAGGAGTAGAATAATTTATCGcactaaaaaaacaaactctcATCATTTGCTAAGATAAAGGCTGTTCCTAATCTCTAGAATTAGGTTTCCATTTGCATCCCTTCTGCTCCTCTCTATCTTTGTCGCTCTGTCCCTCTCATTCTCTATTGTGTACTCTTAAAATAGTTACTTAATCTAAACATTTACATAGATATTAATTTGCAAGTGCCATACGTTCATGCGGCGGgttcattatttttataatgTAATTTTAAGCACAAAAGTTTTTTCGtcaattttaaacatttaataacttacTTAAAGGGCATCAGTTTTATTGGTATCCTAGATTAAACATATATTTAGCCATCCCCACCGCCCATTCTCCCCTGGCATCTATGTATGCTATATCTAgctttattttaatataagAATTTGCATTTGCCTTTATTGGTGATCCTCCTGTCTGTCCTGGCCCGCTCATATAACCGGACAACCACTTTTCATTTGTGTATGTGTTAGTGAGTAGACAACTAAGTAGACCTAAGACACCAGTATTTTTTTGTCCCCAAAAATAATCCAAATACATCACGAAATAAATTATCAATACGTACATATATCTCAACCCGAAAAGTACAACTCGTTTTACTTTTACATGATCAATTCCAGGTGATCATAATGGAGCTACTACCTCGTCATGATCCAAGGCATGTTAAAGTCAAGTTGAATTAGATTCAAGCTTATTAAAATCAATGTTTATAGAATTGCTGCAGAAACGAATCAGAGAGTTCTTGAGAAGTTTGTGCTTTGGAATTAGATTTTTACATTAAAATTGTggaccttttttttaattatggaGGTATCCCTATTAAATTTGCAGTTAGCAACATAATTAGAGTCGGCATTAGTCTTAGGAAAGGGATAATAATAGAATTTCACTAATATTTATATGCTGAATTGATTCTACTATCTCCAAACACCAAACAAACAGAATAACATTAACACACGatttcattttagttttttttttagtgttttttgtttttaataatttttcattttgttttcccTTAAGATTCCTCAGAATGCTTAGATTCACACgacaaaaaaatacacaatTCACGACAGTTCGCTGCGCggatttgttgttgctggatGTGTTATTTACTTGGCGTGGGTCTGAGCCTTCCTGAGCTGGGTGAGAATGTTGGACAGTTCCTCACGCTTCCTCTTGGCACGGATGTGTGTGCCCAAGCGACGCTTCAGGAACTTGAGGGCGCGCTTATCCTTGGACACCTTCAACAATTCCATGGTGCGCTTCTCGTATGGGGCATGGCCGACAACCTCACGGACCAAATCGCGCATGAATTTAGTGTGGCGGGTTTGAATCTACAAATTTTTAGATAATagatttatgtagtttaaacGTTTGAGACATGTATTGGCAGCACACTTACGTTCTTCAAACGAGATCCACGCAGACCTTTGACTTTTTTGTCTCCGGTGTATTTCACATTCTTGACTTTGGTGGTCTTGTGGCCTCGGTTGAGACCCAATGCAAGCTCGTAGCGGACAGCCATCTGAAAGATTGAACAACAAGACGTAAATTAACACCAGTTCTGTTTAGTTTGTTTGcacaaaaaattgttatttttcaCCACAAAATTACAAGCACACCTTCTGGTCTGTTTGCaggcagaaaaagaaagaaacggAAAAGGAAATAGTGGTGGCAGCCACTGAAAACGATGTCAAAAATTAATACCAGATATATGGTCACACTTAATTAATGTAGATAGTTGTCACAGTTCGTGTAGATATTTTTTGTCATCATGTCAAATGTACTTTGTAATTTCgtatttcttttcaatttggATAAAATTTACCTTTAatttgttaata from Drosophila willistoni isolate 14030-0811.24 unplaced genomic scaffold, UCI_dwil_1.1 Seg143.1, whole genome shotgun sequence encodes the following:
- the LOC6648384 gene encoding 60S ribosomal protein L36, with the translated sequence MAVRYELALGLNRGHKTTKVKNVKYTGDKKVKGLRGSRLKNIQTRHTKFMRDLVREVVGHAPYEKRTMELLKVSKDKRALKFLKRRLGTHIRAKRKREELSNILTQLRKAQTHAK